One Leptospira kirschneri serovar Cynopteri str. 3522 CT DNA segment encodes these proteins:
- a CDS encoding 2-dehydropantoate 2-reductase has product MNLSIAILGSGSIGTYIGCKLLATGNTVTFYGRARIQNELKTFGAKITDYTNQEILLSPNTISFTTSFTDISGADVFLVTVKSRDTKDLAKELSGILEKRQNKSQTVPIVVSFQNGVRNAEILKEELRDLPVEVLAGMVPFNVVSKGSGHFHKGTSGNLVIEDSQSSQTLVPIFKRAGLSINTHKNILGILWGKLIFNLNNSLNALSGLTLKAEISKRGYRKILSKLMKESLEILRLAEIRPIRSGKMIPSLAPTILNLPDFLFFRIASGMVKIDPQARSSMWEDLIKKRPTEIDFLNGEIVKLADVMGHPAPFNREIVRLIKEAELNPQILNLSPEELAGKLKMNLN; this is encoded by the coding sequence ATGAATCTTTCAATTGCAATTTTAGGTTCCGGAAGTATCGGAACATACATCGGTTGTAAACTTTTGGCGACTGGAAATACGGTTACGTTCTATGGTCGAGCAAGGATTCAGAACGAGTTGAAAACTTTTGGCGCAAAAATCACCGATTATACAAATCAAGAAATTCTTCTTTCTCCCAACACAATTTCTTTTACTACTTCTTTTACTGATATTTCAGGTGCGGATGTTTTTTTAGTTACGGTAAAATCCAGGGACACAAAAGATCTTGCCAAAGAACTCAGTGGGATTCTTGAAAAAAGACAAAACAAATCTCAAACCGTCCCGATCGTAGTCAGTTTCCAAAACGGAGTTCGAAACGCCGAAATTTTAAAAGAAGAATTGAGGGATCTTCCCGTTGAAGTTCTCGCAGGAATGGTTCCTTTTAACGTAGTATCTAAAGGCAGCGGTCATTTTCATAAAGGTACAAGTGGGAATTTAGTGATCGAAGATTCTCAATCTTCTCAGACGTTAGTTCCGATTTTCAAACGGGCCGGGCTTTCTATCAACACACATAAAAACATCCTTGGAATTCTTTGGGGAAAATTGATTTTTAATCTGAATAATTCTCTAAACGCACTTTCTGGACTTACGTTAAAAGCAGAAATATCAAAGCGAGGTTATCGAAAAATTCTTTCTAAACTTATGAAAGAATCACTTGAAATCTTAAGACTTGCGGAAATCAGACCGATCCGTTCCGGAAAGATGATTCCTAGTTTAGCTCCTACTATTTTGAATCTTCCGGATTTTTTATTTTTCAGAATTGCTTCTGGAATGGTTAAGATTGATCCTCAAGCCAGATCTTCAATGTGGGAGGATTTGATCAAAAAAAGACCGACTGAAATCGATTTTCTCAACGGAGAAATTGTCAAACTCGCCGACGTGATGGGCCATCCCGCTCCTTTTAACAGAGAAATCGTACGATTAATCAAAGAGGCGGAGTTAAATCCTCAAATTTTAAATCTAAGTCCAGAAGAACTTGCCGGAAAATTAAAGATGAATCTAAATTAA
- a CDS encoding tetratricopeptide repeat protein has translation MRSKQSELDSKQFMNLLQSKLIFIVILLVFSIVYCNKKEPISILEIRDLIEKENLVEELRKAEEDLRLKGDNAALLYVRGWIRYLQKNQDAAMSDFKKCLGLDPKSLDCKRGLGLVYESNKEYKEAELVYKEALSFAKEKGPDSEAIIHENIGILYLRQNLRKESLEEFQNAISLSDKGDAYYGFSLCMIMEGNSEGAISSLEKGISKPFRSKAFQSESHFLLSKFYFEKRKDISKAESEIKKAIGIFPLHKEYLDALQIYMKERIKNL, from the coding sequence TTGCGTTCTAAACAATCCGAGTTAGATTCAAAACAATTTATGAATCTACTTCAATCTAAACTCATTTTCATTGTGATCCTTTTAGTTTTTTCGATCGTCTACTGCAATAAAAAAGAACCTATTTCCATTTTGGAAATTAGAGATCTCATCGAAAAAGAAAATCTTGTAGAAGAACTCCGAAAAGCGGAAGAAGATCTTAGACTGAAAGGCGACAACGCTGCATTACTTTATGTTCGAGGTTGGATTCGTTATTTACAAAAAAATCAAGACGCCGCTATGAGCGATTTTAAAAAATGTTTGGGACTTGATCCTAAATCCTTGGATTGCAAAAGAGGACTCGGTCTCGTATACGAATCCAATAAGGAATATAAAGAAGCCGAATTGGTTTATAAAGAAGCTCTTTCTTTTGCAAAAGAAAAAGGGCCAGACTCAGAAGCTATCATTCATGAGAATATTGGAATACTTTATCTCAGACAAAATCTTAGAAAGGAAAGTTTAGAAGAATTTCAAAACGCAATTTCACTTTCCGATAAAGGGGATGCTTATTACGGTTTTAGTTTGTGTATGATTATGGAAGGTAATTCGGAAGGTGCGATCTCTTCCTTAGAAAAAGGTATTTCTAAACCGTTTCGTTCCAAAGCATTCCAATCGGAATCCCACTTTTTATTATCTAAATTCTACTTTGAAAAAAGAAAAGACATCTCTAAAGCCGAATCAGAAATCAAAAAGGCTATCGGAATTTTTCCTCTTCATAAGGAATATCTAGACGCGTTACAAATTTATATGAAAGAAAGAATTAAAAATTTATAA
- a CDS encoding SpoIIE family protein phosphatase has protein sequence MQFSKIFFFLIGPFALIILVMISSPWQAGDGLRAYQGKIDLRGIQDPDFGMTKLNGEWEFSWLQGSEKGIENHSVEFIGVPGSWTNESKSNQTYSKFGYGTYRLKVFLPEIWKKKILSMSLGAIASAYRIRINGQMIGECGTPGVDSNSVVSRIEPKDFLFFADEDEIQIEIFVSNYTSTMPGILLPISIGPSDSASVSKAIPLFFDIFSFSSLLIMGIYHIFQYLYLRSSVSPLYFGMYSLVICLRTSLINSKILMLFFPQIPWSWVHKINHLTLSVGVPFFLLFFSSIFAPYVSRKFINVGVVFSILFSVVTLFGDMKFNNQTISIYHYFIIIVICYLFYTILKIDFDKERNYTYILYGSGILFIAVLVDLFYARILKTGSIQTSHYALVFFVFLQSLLLASERSRKFAETRELALNLRSSNLELFEMKEQLVQKIEDRTRVLNDNIIQINRELEIAQNVQRKILTPLDRSIPGIRFYYEYKPLEKVGGDFLDISEISSGKTRVLIADAVGHGVQASLMTMALKTEYEELKNLESPAQVLKELNFRFLKKFDSLESIFPCMVGDIDTEKEEFTYASAGHPDQILQLPGEFPSLLQKTGPILGLFESLEVVSKTIIFPAGSRLLLFSDGLIENRMKDSLNTKQHNMELITKTLHEGRESELKNLIQEIIKIEELTRGENPRYDDITVIAVEFYSVKRS, from the coding sequence ATGCAATTTTCAAAAATATTTTTTTTCTTAATCGGTCCGTTTGCATTGATCATACTTGTTATGATTTCTTCTCCCTGGCAAGCGGGGGACGGACTCAGAGCCTATCAAGGTAAAATCGATCTCAGAGGAATTCAAGATCCAGACTTTGGAATGACTAAACTCAACGGAGAATGGGAGTTTAGTTGGCTTCAAGGATCCGAGAAAGGAATTGAAAATCACTCCGTGGAATTTATAGGAGTTCCCGGTTCTTGGACCAACGAATCCAAAAGCAATCAAACCTATTCTAAATTCGGTTATGGGACTTACAGATTAAAAGTTTTTCTTCCAGAGATATGGAAGAAAAAAATTCTTTCCATGTCTTTAGGAGCGATCGCATCCGCGTATCGAATTAGAATCAACGGACAAATGATCGGTGAATGTGGCACTCCGGGTGTTGATTCCAACTCGGTAGTTTCTAGAATCGAGCCAAAAGATTTTTTATTTTTTGCGGACGAAGACGAAATTCAGATCGAAATTTTTGTTTCTAATTACACTTCTACGATGCCTGGAATTTTACTTCCGATTTCTATTGGGCCTTCTGATTCCGCTAGTGTTTCGAAAGCGATTCCATTATTTTTTGACATATTCTCTTTTAGTAGTCTTCTGATTATGGGAATTTATCATATATTCCAATATCTTTATTTAAGGAGCAGCGTTTCTCCTCTTTATTTTGGAATGTATAGTCTGGTTATTTGTCTGAGAACTTCTTTAATAAATTCTAAAATACTAATGTTATTTTTCCCGCAAATTCCTTGGAGCTGGGTTCATAAAATCAATCACCTGACTTTGTCCGTAGGAGTTCCATTTTTTCTTTTGTTTTTCAGTTCTATATTTGCTCCTTATGTAAGTCGGAAATTTATCAACGTGGGAGTCGTATTTTCGATTTTGTTTTCCGTTGTCACTTTGTTCGGGGATATGAAGTTTAATAATCAGACCATTTCCATTTATCATTATTTTATTATCATAGTTATATGCTATTTATTTTATACAATTTTAAAGATCGATTTTGATAAGGAAAGGAATTACACTTATATACTTTACGGTTCCGGAATTCTTTTTATCGCAGTGCTCGTGGATCTTTTTTACGCGAGAATTTTAAAAACCGGAAGTATTCAAACCTCACATTACGCTCTTGTATTTTTCGTTTTTCTACAATCCCTTTTGCTTGCTTCCGAAAGATCTAGAAAGTTTGCAGAAACTAGGGAATTGGCACTCAATCTTAGGAGTTCCAACTTGGAACTTTTCGAAATGAAGGAACAATTGGTTCAGAAGATCGAAGATAGAACCAGAGTTTTGAATGATAATATTATTCAGATCAACCGAGAACTGGAGATCGCACAAAACGTTCAAAGGAAAATTTTGACTCCTTTGGATCGAAGTATTCCGGGAATACGGTTTTATTATGAATACAAACCTCTTGAAAAAGTAGGGGGAGATTTTTTGGATATTTCCGAAATTTCTTCCGGAAAAACGAGAGTATTGATCGCGGACGCCGTAGGGCACGGAGTACAAGCTTCTTTGATGACCATGGCTTTAAAAACGGAATATGAAGAATTGAAAAATCTGGAGAGTCCGGCTCAGGTTCTCAAGGAATTGAATTTTAGATTTTTAAAGAAGTTCGATTCTTTGGAAAGTATATTTCCTTGTATGGTCGGAGATATTGATACGGAAAAAGAAGAATTTACGTACGCATCCGCAGGACATCCAGATCAGATTTTACAGTTACCCGGAGAATTTCCTTCCTTACTTCAAAAGACAGGACCTATATTAGGTTTGTTTGAATCTCTCGAGGTAGTTTCCAAAACGATTATATTCCCCGCGGGTTCTAGGCTTTTATTGTTTTCGGATGGTCTGATCGAAAATCGTATGAAAGATTCCTTAAATACGAAACAACACAATATGGAACTGATTACAAAAACACTTCATGAAGGAAGAGAAAGCGAGTTAAAAAATTTAATCCAAGAAATTATTAAAATAGAAGAATTAACAAGAGGAGAAAACCCACGCTACGACGATATTACGGTCATAGCCGTGGAATTTTATTCCGTTAAAAGAAGTTAG
- a CDS encoding MaoC family dehydratase: MSKIEYDKMEVGQELPTLKTEVITHANLVRYAGASGDFNPIHNDPDFARKTGLDGTIAHGMYVMAQLGRLCTSWADQKQIKEFGVTFKNMTKPGQKLTCTGKIKRKKEENGEKLITVALEASDESGEVKCSGEMVVVG, from the coding sequence ATGAGTAAAATTGAATATGATAAAATGGAAGTAGGACAAGAACTTCCTACTTTAAAAACGGAAGTAATCACTCACGCAAATCTAGTGCGTTATGCGGGAGCTTCTGGGGATTTTAATCCGATTCATAACGACCCAGACTTCGCTCGCAAAACCGGATTGGATGGAACGATTGCACACGGTATGTATGTAATGGCCCAGCTCGGAAGACTTTGCACTTCTTGGGCGGATCAAAAACAAATCAAAGAATTTGGAGTTACGTTTAAGAATATGACCAAACCTGGCCAAAAACTTACATGTACCGGAAAAATAAAACGCAAAAAAGAAGAGAACGGAGAGAAGTTAATTACGGTTGCGTTAGAAGCTTCCGACGAATCTGGAGAGGTAAAATGTTCCGGTGAAATGGTAGTAGTCGGTTAG
- a CDS encoding FAS1-like dehydratase domain-containing protein, translated as MSAKGISKDLIGTKLDHYEFDVERGKIREFCQAIGETNPIYFDIEAAKKAGYEDTPAPPTYPTVIQFWGYPKIWQDMENMGVDTSRILHLKEKYTYLKPIYPGRVSSQGECINVTVGKMDTMTFKTTIKNAKGETVVEQEMSIFIRKPEA; from the coding sequence ATGTCAGCAAAAGGAATATCCAAAGACCTGATCGGAACCAAACTGGATCACTACGAATTCGACGTAGAAAGAGGAAAAATCCGAGAGTTCTGTCAGGCAATCGGAGAAACCAATCCGATCTATTTCGATATAGAAGCGGCTAAAAAGGCAGGTTACGAAGACACGCCCGCACCTCCTACGTATCCAACCGTGATTCAATTTTGGGGTTATCCTAAAATTTGGCAGGATATGGAAAACATGGGAGTAGACACTTCCAGAATTCTTCACTTAAAAGAAAAATACACGTATCTAAAACCTATCTATCCCGGAAGAGTTTCTTCCCAAGGAGAATGTATCAACGTCACCGTCGGCAAAATGGACACTATGACGTTTAAAACTACTATCAAAAACGCAAAAGGTGAAACGGTCGTAGAACAAGAAATGTCCATTTTCATCAGAAAACCGGAGGCATAA
- a CDS encoding alpha/beta hydrolase yields the protein MNSYNLKDDTFAGSGGSKIFYRTYQPKEGRKGNRVIVVQHGIGEHSGRYEFLVEALSGTGTAFYLIDSQGHGRSEGKRGAIDSFSDFLFDLDQLISIAKEKENVPKITLLGHSMGAAISTFYAEEGTNQGNLNALMISALPIRVKTDLVMKVKKGIAPLMSDLLPNLTLPTGLNIHFLSHDKSVVEAYRKDPLVHGMASAYLGNMLLNSEEPILANAGKIKIPIYIFHGKEDQIADYTGSETFFEVVGSSDKSIKIYEGLYHETMNERIEDRTKVLTDLKKWFESHSN from the coding sequence ATGAATTCTTACAATTTAAAAGATGATACCTTTGCGGGAAGCGGAGGATCTAAAATTTTCTATCGAACCTACCAACCCAAAGAAGGTAGGAAAGGAAACCGAGTTATCGTAGTACAACACGGAATCGGAGAACACAGCGGTCGTTATGAATTTCTAGTGGAAGCACTTTCCGGAACCGGAACGGCGTTCTATCTCATCGATTCCCAAGGACACGGACGCTCTGAAGGAAAAAGAGGAGCGATAGATTCGTTTTCTGATTTCCTTTTCGATTTAGATCAATTGATTTCGATCGCAAAAGAAAAAGAAAACGTGCCCAAGATAACACTGCTTGGTCATTCTATGGGAGCTGCAATTTCTACATTCTACGCAGAAGAAGGCACCAATCAAGGAAATCTGAATGCTCTTATGATCTCCGCACTTCCGATCCGAGTAAAGACGGATCTAGTTATGAAGGTTAAAAAGGGAATCGCCCCTTTGATGTCCGATCTTTTACCGAATCTGACTCTTCCCACAGGACTCAACATTCACTTTTTAAGTCATGATAAATCGGTAGTAGAAGCTTACAGAAAAGATCCACTGGTTCATGGAATGGCTTCTGCTTATTTAGGAAACATGCTCTTAAACAGCGAAGAACCAATTCTTGCAAATGCAGGAAAAATCAAAATTCCGATTTATATCTTTCATGGAAAAGAAGATCAGATCGCGGACTATACTGGAAGTGAAACCTTCTTCGAAGTTGTAGGTTCCTCAGATAAGTCCATAAAAATTTACGAAGGTCTTTATCACGAAACGATGAACGAACGTATAGAAGATAGAACCAAGGTTCTAACCGATTTAAAGAAATGGTTTGAATCTCACTCAAATTGA
- a CDS encoding sulfatase has product MLFIRCWMFLILLLLIPVLKGCNRISSSDKNVVKKDLTRILKNKELECTGDTNQEIETFRHYWKKNPGRYSDLNPKDRWKNVQLTLYTDESLFINESQDSLFVPAGGECILKLEEEFCGDVFRFYATSLSKGTNGLSGEGELRIFLDDEQIFEQNLKSQKLKWNPYTLPLEFKNVENLKTIVKADLESPKVWNRTEQKKEKNCNSDVFLKIRWDSKTGAGLFLGSPYILKKQNIEKKNVILIVIDALRQDSLSSGGSPFPTTPVLDSFSKDSIVFKKTIANGNWTKPSMLSFFTSEIASNLGLGNAWFYTNAQQRKIFYSKKPFTLPNAFRKEGYFTESIMNNVFLMDYTSVGVDLGFHKIQQVGKDNLDTEELVSRAETFFREHKEDLFFLHLNLNTPHWGYRPPSQFLQELKKKSDPLLWNQLDEYQQKYFGEVRYTDFLLGKIFDELKKQGLFENSWIVITSDHGELLEISHYYHHHFIAEKVYAHGETHYEKEIRVPWIIHPPKSFLNQIQKSEFSDQVSLLSLMPTLLGLNRISYPKDKLKGNDYSKVIFGEEGPESEPVIYTEGRFSESILTPDFKYIRRYPGYDSVRRTREGISHKMPEELYDLIKDPMELENLVNSNFTLLGEARSILKENQLSKNSFFLRLPKCENVCEREVRFFSKGGIYRYDFTGDLKVLQENSKNIVLKILNTSNTFDQVLEVKTVDPSPIFKLEILKNGILENYRVGKWGIRSDVSWEILKDEPDYVALDKPPYRYSSSKIPFLYYHTGFSGGQETEEEAAMGQEVRKILESWGYIHQ; this is encoded by the coding sequence ATGTTGTTTATCCGTTGCTGGATGTTTTTGATTTTGTTACTTTTGATTCCGGTTTTAAAAGGATGTAATCGGATTTCGAGTTCGGATAAGAACGTAGTTAAAAAAGATCTAACTCGTATTTTGAAAAACAAAGAGTTAGAATGTACGGGTGATACAAATCAAGAAATAGAAACGTTTCGACATTATTGGAAAAAAAATCCAGGAAGATATTCCGACCTCAATCCTAAGGATCGTTGGAAGAACGTTCAATTGACTCTTTATACGGACGAATCTCTTTTTATCAACGAATCACAGGATTCTTTATTTGTTCCTGCGGGTGGGGAATGTATTCTGAAGTTGGAAGAGGAGTTTTGTGGAGACGTTTTTCGGTTTTACGCGACGAGTCTTTCTAAAGGAACCAACGGGCTTTCGGGTGAAGGTGAGTTGCGGATTTTTTTGGATGATGAACAAATTTTTGAACAGAACTTAAAATCGCAAAAGTTAAAATGGAATCCTTATACCCTTCCTTTGGAATTTAAAAACGTCGAAAATTTAAAAACGATTGTAAAAGCAGATTTAGAGAGTCCGAAAGTTTGGAATCGAACAGAACAGAAAAAAGAAAAAAATTGTAATTCGGACGTTTTTCTTAAGATTCGATGGGATTCTAAAACCGGCGCGGGTTTATTTTTAGGTTCTCCTTATATATTAAAAAAACAAAATATAGAAAAAAAGAATGTGATCTTAATCGTGATCGACGCTCTGAGGCAGGATTCTCTGTCTTCCGGTGGTTCTCCATTTCCTACAACTCCCGTTTTGGATTCTTTTTCCAAGGATTCGATTGTATTCAAAAAAACGATTGCAAATGGGAATTGGACAAAACCTTCTATGCTTTCATTTTTTACTTCGGAGATTGCCTCTAATCTTGGTCTTGGAAACGCTTGGTTTTATACAAACGCTCAACAAAGAAAAATTTTTTATTCTAAAAAACCTTTTACGTTGCCAAACGCTTTTCGAAAAGAAGGTTATTTTACGGAAAGCATCATGAATAATGTTTTTCTAATGGATTATACTTCTGTAGGAGTGGATTTAGGATTTCATAAAATTCAACAGGTGGGGAAGGACAACTTAGATACGGAAGAATTGGTCTCGAGGGCGGAAACTTTCTTTCGCGAACACAAAGAAGACTTGTTCTTTTTACATCTCAATCTAAATACTCCTCATTGGGGTTATAGGCCTCCTTCTCAATTTCTTCAGGAGTTGAAGAAAAAATCCGATCCATTGTTGTGGAATCAACTGGACGAATATCAGCAAAAATATTTTGGAGAGGTTCGTTATACGGATTTTCTTTTAGGAAAAATTTTTGATGAATTAAAAAAACAAGGTCTTTTTGAAAATTCCTGGATCGTAATTACGAGCGATCATGGCGAGTTGTTAGAGATTTCTCATTATTATCATCATCATTTTATCGCCGAGAAGGTTTATGCGCACGGAGAAACTCACTATGAAAAGGAAATTCGAGTTCCTTGGATCATTCATCCTCCTAAGTCGTTTTTAAATCAGATTCAAAAAAGTGAATTTAGTGATCAAGTTTCTCTTCTTTCGTTGATGCCTACATTGTTGGGTTTGAACCGAATTTCGTATCCGAAAGATAAATTGAAAGGGAACGACTATTCCAAGGTGATTTTTGGAGAAGAAGGTCCAGAATCGGAACCGGTTATTTATACGGAAGGGAGATTTTCCGAATCCATTCTTACGCCCGATTTTAAATATATACGTAGGTATCCCGGTTATGATTCAGTTCGAAGGACGCGTGAAGGTATTTCTCATAAAATGCCCGAAGAACTGTACGATTTAATTAAAGATCCGATGGAATTGGAAAATCTTGTTAATTCCAACTTTACATTGTTAGGTGAAGCTAGATCTATTTTAAAAGAAAATCAACTTTCTAAAAATTCGTTTTTTTTAAGATTGCCTAAATGTGAAAACGTTTGTGAACGTGAGGTTCGATTTTTTTCTAAGGGGGGGATCTATCGTTACGATTTTACGGGTGATTTGAAAGTCCTTCAAGAGAATTCTAAAAATATTGTTTTAAAAATTTTAAATACGTCTAATACTTTCGATCAAGTGCTTGAAGTAAAAACAGTGGATCCTTCTCCTATTTTTAAGCTTGAAATCCTAAAAAATGGAATATTAGAAAATTATCGTGTAGGTAAATGGGGAATTCGATCTGATGTTTCTTGGGAAATTTTAAAGGATGAACCGGATTACGTTGCTCTTGATAAACCTCCGTATCGATACTCTTCTTCCAAGATTCCATTTTTATACTATCATACCGGTTTTTCTGGAGGTCAAGAAACAGAAGAAGAGGCAGCCATGGGACAAGAAGTACGTAAAATCCTGGAAAGTTGGGGTTATATCCATCAGTAA
- a CDS encoding DUF1561 domain-containing protein, with translation MRNWKKMFIVVLLVSIGVGFEYSKSYTRVHAASSLQVNDSVVQKPTDPPKDRPIQVAMSNGGKFCYGPIFSGGESYVIIEQCWERHVKNARYDVFQRISYNVNNTWLCITAPATVVKGNAKWDYVNLRPCAINDPLQRWIVKENSFWTADGLYRLKDTNWYGYISRNSKDRYNHTLDTSMGDWVKTIATPGNISIKTSIVWSSWGNGIWNIDMAPSAYYLHSTGSNKSITSLYYNPESGHFAQYDIVSGSLYCMYSKMTDKYDWNWVKWTLCSDAPIKKENPAYWNVYFVANAGGIITDYKGNVLRVTKEGSNWGVAYAVKPSYLEKDTTNKPNSLFAVDVDLLKWIRYTTSNLGKTDQYCPAGNKESHIYKRVKRNLPSDFQLSVAWVQRLYDIARSATFESANPGAIPQRHGSCGVCMLHSFQMIAELMEYHSRDPLTSGGYFFDTTSNRDPFLSFSQRYPELDRLLTNVPVDYANRGRVLAFASTGIMLPQYEWESSSRFTTRSDIVSYISSLINSAPGSIWLGLMRRQRADGFISGHAVPILRTSQGLVVIPTNMPTISLSSFIQSVAPTTDPNEVLAQMEEGRTMTELVTIRPVGTYENPFSLTVSSRNCTGEGEDRRGSGQYPNSASVNQCKGGRCILL, from the coding sequence ATGCGTAATTGGAAGAAAATGTTCATAGTAGTTCTGTTGGTCTCGATTGGAGTTGGTTTCGAGTATAGTAAAAGTTATACTCGCGTCCACGCTGCTTCATCATTGCAGGTTAATGATTCGGTTGTTCAAAAACCTACAGATCCACCAAAAGATAGGCCGATCCAAGTAGCCATGAGCAACGGAGGGAAATTTTGTTACGGTCCTATTTTTAGCGGAGGTGAAAGTTACGTTATAATTGAACAGTGTTGGGAACGGCACGTTAAGAATGCAAGATACGACGTGTTTCAAAGGATTTCGTATAACGTCAATAATACCTGGTTATGTATTACTGCACCAGCGACGGTAGTTAAAGGAAATGCAAAGTGGGATTATGTGAATCTTAGACCTTGTGCTATCAATGATCCTTTACAGAGATGGATCGTAAAAGAGAATTCCTTTTGGACTGCAGATGGACTTTATCGTTTAAAAGATACAAATTGGTATGGTTATATATCAAGAAATTCTAAAGATAGATACAATCATACATTAGATACTTCCATGGGTGATTGGGTTAAAACGATAGCCACTCCTGGAAACATCAGTATCAAGACTTCCATTGTTTGGAGTTCTTGGGGGAATGGGATTTGGAATATAGATATGGCGCCTAGTGCCTACTATCTTCATTCCACAGGTTCAAATAAAAGTATTACATCTCTCTACTACAATCCTGAAAGCGGGCATTTTGCTCAGTATGATATAGTAAGTGGTTCTCTCTATTGTATGTATTCTAAAATGACAGATAAATATGATTGGAATTGGGTGAAGTGGACATTGTGTAGTGACGCGCCTATTAAAAAAGAGAATCCAGCTTATTGGAACGTCTATTTTGTAGCGAATGCAGGAGGGATAATTACAGATTATAAAGGAAATGTTTTAAGGGTTACCAAGGAGGGATCCAATTGGGGCGTTGCCTATGCTGTTAAACCTTCTTATTTAGAAAAGGATACTACCAATAAGCCCAATTCTTTGTTTGCTGTCGATGTAGATTTACTGAAATGGATACGTTATACTACTAGTAATCTTGGAAAAACGGATCAATATTGTCCAGCTGGTAATAAAGAAAGTCATATATATAAAAGAGTAAAAAGAAACTTACCGTCTGATTTTCAATTGAGTGTAGCTTGGGTTCAAAGACTTTATGATATAGCAAGATCAGCTACATTTGAATCTGCGAACCCTGGTGCGATTCCGCAGAGACATGGATCATGTGGTGTTTGTATGCTTCATAGTTTTCAAATGATAGCAGAACTAATGGAGTATCATTCTAGAGATCCTCTTACGAGTGGAGGATATTTTTTCGATACGACTTCTAATAGGGATCCTTTTCTTTCGTTTAGCCAACGTTATCCGGAATTGGACAGATTGTTAACAAATGTACCTGTCGATTACGCTAACAGAGGTAGAGTGCTCGCATTCGCATCAACTGGGATTATGTTACCTCAGTATGAATGGGAGTCTTCTTCTCGGTTTACTACTCGGTCTGATATAGTATCTTATATTAGTTCGCTCATCAATTCTGCTCCTGGAAGTATTTGGTTGGGATTAATGAGAAGGCAACGTGCAGACGGATTTATTTCGGGGCATGCCGTTCCCATACTGAGAACTTCTCAAGGGTTAGTAGTAATTCCAACGAATATGCCTACGATATCGTTGAGTTCTTTTATCCAATCTGTAGCGCCTACTACGGATCCAAACGAGGTTCTTGCTCAGATGGAAGAAGGAAGGACTATGACAGAGCTTGTAACCATACGGCCGGTAGGAACTTATGAAAACCCTTTTAGTCTCACGGTTTCTAGTAGGAATTGCACTGGAGAAGGAGAAGACCGAAGAGGTTCGGGACAATACCCAAACAGCGCGTCCGTAAACCAGTGTAAGGGGGGCAGGTGTATTCTACTGTAA
- a CDS encoding LIC10604 family protein — protein sequence MVYRILIYIMVFLVLLILTIYGVGASLPVEHSVFMERIYKVPPENVYSLIRDFKQYPFWRRNVKKVEEISSTSWKETDIHEDVIIFSFIQDRKNMLLESKIMDEDKPFGGSWTYELSSVSEGTKLKITENGKVYSPVFRFFSKFVFGHSAMIKEYLDFIDQKIWETQKAR from the coding sequence ATGGTTTATAGAATTCTAATATACATAATGGTTTTTTTAGTTCTTTTGATTTTGACGATTTATGGGGTTGGTGCAAGTCTGCCAGTCGAACATTCAGTTTTTATGGAACGTATTTACAAAGTTCCTCCTGAAAACGTTTATTCATTAATCCGCGATTTTAAACAATATCCGTTTTGGAGAAGGAACGTAAAAAAAGTAGAGGAAATTTCTTCTACTTCTTGGAAAGAAACGGATATTCACGAGGATGTGATAATTTTTTCATTCATCCAAGATCGTAAAAATATGCTTCTCGAATCTAAAATTATGGATGAAGATAAACCTTTCGGCGGCTCTTGGACTTATGAATTGAGTTCGGTTTCCGAAGGAACAAAATTAAAAATCACAGAAAACGGAAAAGTGTATTCTCCGGTTTTTCGTTTTTTTTCTAAATTTGTTTTTGGTCATTCCGCGATGATAAAAGAGTATCTGGATTTTATAGATCAAAAAATTTGGGAAACTCAAAAAGCGAGATAA